CTTCCCATTAAGCTGCCTGTAATCCTGAACAGTATGTCTTTGGTTATTCCAGCATCTTATTTCTCAACTCTTCACCTCCAAGAGTATCAAACAAAacgcaaaaacaaaacaacacctgGTAAGAATGAAGGTTATAGACAGGACAAATCAAAAGAGAAGGATCAGGATAGCACGCGGGGACTTCTCACTAGAAGGATACTGTCTCACAGACAAACACCAACATGCTTACACACACATGTTTCTAATTGTGTGCTATGGCCAAGGCCCTGAAATGAAGAAAAGGTCAAACCAAGCCATGGAATGGAAGGAATGGGCGCACGCTAAAAATTCACTCCTGTCCTTTTCTATTTCAGATATGGACTTTGATGAGTCTCCTTTACATTTTGCTCTCAAAGTCTTCAGTCCTAGAGGTGCTGAAAGACTAGTCCTAAAAGTTATTGGCTTGAGCTATATATAAGATTCCCCATCCAATGGAGGCTACATAAAGATCAAGGATATAAGACCAGTAATATTACACTGAGGGTTTCCTGCACTGATTTTAACAGAATTTTAAGTAACTTGCAGAATAGATTTATGAATCACACAAACCTCAAAACTTTCTCCACATGACAAGAGTAAGCCATACCATAGCCTAGGGTCATGTCTATTCTTCCAGTATCATCCAGGTTTCAAACACTTTGCCTTGTCATCAAGTCATATATCGTTATTATTGGTTTGAGAAATACATTCATCATAACCATAGAACTAAGGAACATATTTAAATAGCATCTCCCCATCCAATAATCACCTCAAATTAGGCTTCATTTGCAAGCCCTCCAAAAGAAGCAACTCTAACAATTATCTTGATAATCTATTGTTAGTTGAACTCTcaaatgctctttaaaaaaaaaattaggtaataAATGGAAAACTACAATGAAACTGTTGAATAacttcagttcaggcgctcagtcgtgtccgactcttcgtgacgccatgggctgcagcatgtcaggctttcctgtccatcaccaactcccagagtttactcaaactcatctccattgagtcagtgatgccatccaaccacctcatcctctgttgtctctttctcctcctgccttcaatctttcccaacatcagggtcttttgaaatgagtcagttcttcgcatcaggtggtcaaagtattgggagtttcagcttcagcatcagtctttccaatgaacacccaggactgatctccttgaagatggactggttggatctccttgcagtccaagggactctcaaaagtcttctccaacaccacagttcaaaagcatcaattctgccaTTTTACGTTCGAGCCCAAGGCAATTCTAGAGGTTGTCCAGAATTAACGCTTCTTGTCCTAGTGTAATTATTGAAAGAGCCCCCTTTCAAGGTCAGAAGTGTTCCTGGTGGGGAACAAATCATACATTCTCTCCCTAGTTCTTCTCATTTGGGTTACAGATAGGGATGGGGGAAAGGAGGACGCAAACAGGCAAGGGGTGTTCTCTCTAATGGGTCTCTTGCTCAACTTCCGGTGGCATTTTGAATCTACAGACCCGTGGGGGCACCTACGACTGCATCTTTGCTGTTTTAACAACAACTGTGCTAATCGAAGTGGTTAAAGGCTCGTTTTTGAACTTCTCTCAATAAACTCTGAGAAAGGAACAGTGTTTCCTGAAACcatcaagaaagaaaatgtcGGTGACATTGCATACAGATGTAGGTGATATTAAAATAGAAGTCTTCTGTGAAAGGACAcccaaaacatgtgaaaatttcTTGGCTCTTTGTGCCAGTAATTACTACAATGGCTGCATATTTCATAGAAATATCAAGGGTTTCATGGTTCAAACAGGAGATCCAACAGGTACCGGAAGGGGAGGTAACAGTATCTGGGGCAAGAAGTTTGGAGACGAATATAGTGAATATCTTAAGCACAATGTTAGAGGTGTTGTATCTACGGCTAATAATGGCGCAAATACTAATGGCTCTCAGTTTTTCATCACTTATGGGAAGCAGCCACATCTGGGCATGAAATACACAGTATTTGGCAAGGTGATAAATGGTCTGGAGACTCTAGATGAACTGGAGAAATTACCCGTAAATGAGAAGACATATCGACCTCTTAATGATGTACACATTAAGGACGTAA
The sequence above is drawn from the Dama dama isolate Ldn47 chromosome 3, ASM3311817v1, whole genome shotgun sequence genome and encodes:
- the LOC133041404 gene encoding peptidyl-prolyl cis-trans isomerase-like 3; translated protein: MSVTLHTDVGDIKIEVFCERTPKTCENFLALCASNYYNGCIFHRNIKGFMVQTGDPTGTGRGGNSIWGKKFGDEYSEYLKHNVRGVVSTANNGANTNGSQFFITYGKQPHLGMKYTVFGKVINGLETLDELEKLPVNEKTYRPLNDVHIKDVTIHANPFVQ